In candidate division WOR-3 bacterium, a single window of DNA contains:
- a CDS encoding T9SS type A sorting domain-containing protein, which yields MAASKTTDNGTSWTRYNLGTLTGMAYALVLEPGNSNVVYVGGKENNVATIYKTTNAGNNWTKLTTPGLPDSVVYALAIDPYYPNEIYVGTNRSCYKSTNGGNTWFTTNFTGGRVNAIVVNRGSSAYDGVYVGTHTNGVYLSTDWGTSWTQINQGLQNLQINCLGKSQSMYIYAGTQTKGIYRWSIQVGNEETGNDIISQENRLIIKPNPTTGILKITYQLDKPGKVSMGIYDIQGRLIKLLENRDRPAGTYSLIWNCTDLNTEIPAGIYFCRLQTEDYKMWKRFILVR from the coding sequence ATGGCAGCATCGAAAACAACCGACAACGGAACATCGTGGACCAGATATAACCTTGGCACTCTCACTGGTATGGCTTACGCCCTTGTCCTGGAACCAGGAAATTCTAATGTGGTATATGTCGGTGGTAAAGAAAATAATGTCGCGACTATATACAAAACTACCAACGCCGGAAATAACTGGACCAAACTTACGACGCCAGGATTACCAGACTCCGTGGTATATGCGCTGGCAATTGACCCCTATTATCCAAACGAAATATATGTCGGGACGAATAGAAGTTGTTACAAATCCACAAACGGAGGAAACACCTGGTTCACCACTAACTTTACTGGCGGCCGTGTGAATGCGATTGTTGTTAATCGGGGATCATCGGCTTACGATGGTGTCTATGTTGGTACCCATACCAACGGTGTATATCTAAGCACCGATTGGGGCACATCTTGGACACAGATAAATCAAGGCTTACAGAACCTGCAAATAAATTGTCTCGGCAAAAGTCAATCAATGTATATCTATGCCGGAACCCAAACCAAGGGAATCTATCGGTGGTCAATACAGGTCGGAAATGAAGAAACAGGAAATGATATAATATCCCAAGAAAACAGATTGATCATTAAACCCAATCCTACAACCGGTATACTAAAAATCACATATCAGTTAGATAAACCGGGAAAAGTATCTATGGGTATTTATGATATTCAAGGAAGATTAATAAAGTTATTAGAAAACAGAGACCGTCCTGCAGGAACATATTCCTTAATCTGGAATTGCACCGATCTGAATACAGAAATCCCTGCTGGTATATACTTCTGTCGTTTACAAACTGAAGATTATAAGATGTGGAAACGGTTTATTTTAGTAAGATAG
- a CDS encoding Ig-like domain-containing protein, protein MKKLLALGIAVGLFFVGCGDKEPPEVSITQPANGDTVGGTIIVNANATDNKGVTEVEFYIDNILVSTDQSSPYSHSWNTSALQDNSQHNIYAKAYDKANNEGTSEVITVVVINPPNTPATPWGPSSGYQGSQYSYEFYTCASDPAGQGVAVRFSWGDGDTSAWSSYQVSGDTIAMTHSYLSTGTFNVTAQAKDVNGATSEWSGAHQITITTGSSQAPNAPTVTGPTSGNPNVSYDFNATTTDPNNDLISIRFAWGDGDTSNWSGYVSSGSTVTMSHSYANTGLYNITAQARDIHGLRSSWSSPHQILIYTGGANNPPNTPTLTGPTSGYVTIAQTFSATTTDPDGQNISIRFAWGDGDTSSWSSFVPSGGTVQDTHTYTSTGTYSVRAQARDIQGATSGWSSPHSINITEGIIITRPNGGETYLSGEYHPIHWNWYGSFSGVTIDYSTDGGTSWTTIVSNTSNDGCYHWSVPYKSTTYPNCRIRVSHATNPNIYDLSDANFTIARDTITVVMPNGGENYYVGNYYPVHWDWTGNFSTASIDYSTDNGTSWTSVISSTTNDGCYAWNVANAPSTTALVRVKNQSDANLNDVSNSVFTIARPVFTVKRPNGGETYRSGKHYPIHWEWVGGVSTVNIQYSTDGGTIWTNIVTGATNDGSYNWTVPNLNSTNCRIRVVSSQDANAYDISDNNFTITTTQVSDSIQVTSPMLNDTWIQGGDYYITWTGTYTGSVRIDYSTDGGSSWNQITSSTSGGYYLWSISGNFSSNNCKIKVTSTSNPSNYDESDIFTINLQTITITSPKTSDIWLSGRDYYITWYWNGEFSTARIDYSTDGGSTWNQLTTATSNDGYYLWHLPDGINGNNCKIRVGVANTTNYGVSNTFTIAPQTIKVTSPLNGDIWYAGRSYYITWDWTGDFSNARLDYSTDGGTTWNQIAQNAANDGYYLWTVPNVSGTNCRIRIANTQNTNAYGLSQTFEIRSGGKIRR, encoded by the coding sequence ATGAAAAAGCTATTAGCACTTGGCATTGCAGTAGGATTGTTTTTCGTTGGTTGCGGTGATAAAGAACCACCCGAGGTTTCAATCACCCAACCCGCAAATGGAGACACCGTTGGTGGAACCATTATCGTTAATGCGAATGCAACTGATAATAAAGGAGTAACTGAAGTAGAGTTTTACATAGATAACATCCTCGTTTCCACTGACCAATCTTCACCCTATTCCCATTCCTGGAATACCTCCGCCTTACAGGATAATTCTCAGCACAATATCTATGCCAAGGCTTATGACAAGGCAAATAACGAAGGAACTTCAGAAGTAATAACCGTAGTGGTCATCAATCCACCAAACACACCAGCAACACCCTGGGGTCCTTCAAGTGGTTATCAGGGCTCTCAATATTCTTATGAATTCTATACTTGTGCCAGTGACCCGGCTGGTCAGGGTGTGGCAGTAAGATTTTCCTGGGGTGATGGAGATACCTCAGCATGGAGTTCGTATCAGGTGAGCGGTGATACAATCGCAATGACGCACTCATATTTATCAACTGGCACATTCAATGTCACTGCCCAGGCAAAGGATGTAAATGGAGCAACCTCAGAATGGTCAGGTGCACATCAGATTACAATTACTACCGGCTCCAGCCAGGCACCGAATGCCCCTACCGTCACCGGACCAACGAGCGGAAATCCAAATGTGTCCTATGATTTTAATGCCACAACAACCGATCCCAATAATGACTTAATCTCAATCCGCTTTGCCTGGGGTGATGGAGATACCTCAAACTGGAGCGGTTATGTATCAAGTGGTTCAACAGTAACAATGTCCCATTCTTATGCAAACACTGGTTTATACAATATCACTGCACAGGCAAGGGATATCCATGGTCTAAGGTCGTCCTGGTCTTCCCCACACCAGATTTTGATATATACCGGCGGTGCCAATAATCCACCAAATACACCAACCCTAACCGGTCCGACGAGCGGATATGTAACAATTGCACAGACATTCTCTGCAACCACTACCGACCCTGATGGTCAGAATATCTCAATCCGATTTGCCTGGGGTGATGGGGATACCTCAAGCTGGAGTTCTTTTGTTCCAAGCGGTGGCACAGTCCAGGATACCCATACCTATACCTCAACTGGCACATATTCAGTCCGTGCCCAGGCAAGGGATATTCAAGGGGCAACATCTGGTTGGTCAAGTCCCCATTCTATAAACATAACCGAAGGAATTATAATTACCAGGCCGAATGGCGGTGAAACCTATCTATCTGGTGAATACCACCCAATCCACTGGAACTGGTATGGAAGTTTTTCAGGAGTAACAATTGACTACTCAACTGATGGCGGAACTTCCTGGACTACTATCGTCTCCAATACAAGCAATGATGGTTGTTATCACTGGAGTGTTCCATATAAGAGCACGACATATCCTAACTGCCGGATAAGGGTGAGCCATGCGACAAATCCAAATATCTATGACCTCAGCGATGCGAACTTCACAATTGCCAGGGATACTATCACGGTCGTTATGCCTAATGGTGGAGAAAATTACTATGTTGGTAACTACTATCCAGTCCACTGGGATTGGACCGGAAACTTCTCCACCGCAAGTATTGATTATTCAACTGATAATGGAACTTCCTGGACATCAGTAATTTCATCTACTACGAACGATGGATGTTATGCCTGGAATGTAGCAAATGCACCTTCTACCACTGCCCTTGTTCGAGTTAAAAATCAGAGTGATGCCAATCTCAATGATGTAAGCAATTCAGTCTTTACGATTGCCAGACCCGTATTTACAGTTAAAAGGCCGAATGGTGGTGAAACTTATCGGAGTGGTAAACACTATCCAATACACTGGGAATGGGTCGGCGGCGTCAGCACGGTTAATATCCAGTATTCAACAGATGGTGGGACGATCTGGACAAATATCGTTACCGGTGCAACCAATGACGGTTCTTATAACTGGACCGTGCCGAACCTGAATTCAACCAATTGCCGTATCCGAGTGGTGAGTTCTCAGGATGCAAATGCCTATGACATCAGTGATAACAATTTCACAATAACCACGACCCAGGTTTCTGATTCAATTCAGGTCACCTCTCCCATGCTCAACGATACCTGGATACAGGGTGGAGATTATTACATTACCTGGACCGGCACATATACCGGAAGCGTGCGTATAGATTATTCAACCGATGGTGGTTCTTCATGGAATCAAATAACATCAAGCACAAGTGGTGGTTATTATCTATGGTCAATCAGCGGAAACTTTTCAAGTAATAACTGCAAGATAAAAGTTACCAGCACCTCCAATCCCAGTAACTATGATGAAAGTGATATATTCACCATAAATCTCCAGACCATCACAATCACATCACCGAAGACAAGTGATATATGGCTGAGCGGCAGGGATTATTATATCACCTGGTACTGGAATGGTGAATTTTCTACTGCCCGAATAGACTATTCAACCGATGGTGGTTCAACCTGGAATCAGCTAACTACCGCCACTTCAAACGATGGTTATTATCTGTGGCATTTGCCTGATGGGATAAATGGAAACAACTGCAAAATCCGGGTTGGGGTTGCCAATACTACAAATTATGGCGTCAGTAATACATTTACAATCGCACCCCAGACCATAAAAGTAACTTCACCACTCAATGGCGATATCTGGTATGCAGGAAGGAGTTATTATATCACCTGGGACTGGACCGGCGACTTTTCTAATGCCCGATTAGACTACTCTACTGATGGTGGGACAACCTGGAATCAAATCGCTCAGAATGCCGCCAATGATGGTTATTACCTCTGGACCGTTCCCAATGTCTCAGGCACGAACTGCCGGATTAGAATTGCCAATACCCAGAATACCAATGCCTATGGTTTGAGCCAGACATTTGAAATTCGTAGTGGTGGCAAAATAAGACGCTAA
- a CDS encoding T9SS type A sorting domain-containing protein yields MNFINLFLIISALMPNPLKKIWDMQKEYYNPQYVNKETGTFNPWTWNLVNLPGGEILGTFSNPNSPNLAFAISFRDIWRTTDGGANWSLSLENCMPRGGILSTTSRGIVVDGGGVVWITLNGGNDWAEVLYTNNFQTASFDVADTVIYLIDSIPPRLWRSTNAGLSWQIIATFNNLYSIDCIAHLKSNPGVFWFTGHTTPDDTLTYIYFSPSSGFVDTIVTGEVADIQPNPYNPNLVLITTDNGIYQSTSAQGPWTRINEPYAFGLFQAADIEFTGNDTIIVSSVINPGIFRGVRQYGFWLFSQVESREIATFMSPAGSGTFYAGSLGKGVFKTTNNGLSWSVQRNNLYAHTIISSGAASYPSVDTVFYSIGLGGTVYRIKNYGASYDTLKNFLLMGSAVESAPTNPNFIIASCADAQIVGTTFSLGTIFTSSDGGQNWTKVDSTYLPTDFLITSDPNVIIGLCDTFLIRSTNGGVNFTPVFAQPASLSNLAGIDTIFVETNNSVFVSYDRGATWQFLTIDPGQETDEISYDNNQKILYLTDIPLYRYHLLTNTLDSVPINGYANFSTTVAPNGSLYFLYYGTDTTYIARSFNTGNTIEQEPFPIPHFFGGLLACNDALFYYEGGRRFWVSTDITHGITENKIRENNLSFFVPTLAKKNSLARLSFMIDQSRTCLIKLYDATGRLVKNIYEADFDPGIHNLEFSTKGLNSGTYFLILKSDGQQKVRKIIIY; encoded by the coding sequence GTGAACTTCATCAATTTATTTTTAATAATCAGTGCGCTTATGCCCAATCCTCTAAAAAAGATTTGGGATATGCAGAAAGAATATTATAATCCCCAATATGTAAACAAAGAAACAGGAACTTTTAATCCCTGGACCTGGAATCTGGTTAATCTACCCGGTGGCGAAATCCTCGGCACATTCAGCAATCCTAATTCCCCAAACCTTGCCTTTGCGATTTCCTTTCGTGATATCTGGCGCACGACTGATGGTGGTGCAAACTGGAGTTTATCATTAGAAAACTGTATGCCCCGAGGCGGTATATTATCAACAACTTCAAGGGGAATTGTTGTTGACGGCGGTGGTGTCGTCTGGATAACCTTGAATGGTGGAAATGACTGGGCAGAGGTCTTATACACCAACAATTTTCAGACCGCAAGTTTTGATGTTGCGGATACGGTAATCTATCTGATTGACAGCATTCCCCCAAGGCTCTGGCGCAGCACAAATGCGGGTTTATCCTGGCAGATAATTGCTACATTCAATAACCTTTATAGTATTGACTGCATCGCACATCTCAAGAGCAATCCCGGTGTGTTCTGGTTTACTGGCCACACCACTCCAGATGATACATTGACCTATATCTACTTCTCTCCTTCTTCAGGATTCGTTGATACAATCGTTACTGGCGAAGTCGCTGATATCCAGCCCAATCCATATAATCCCAATCTTGTGCTCATTACCACTGACAACGGAATATACCAGTCAACATCAGCCCAGGGACCCTGGACAAGGATAAATGAACCCTATGCATTCGGTTTATTCCAGGCAGCGGATATTGAATTTACCGGCAATGACACAATTATTGTCTCAAGTGTCATCAATCCGGGAATATTCCGGGGTGTAAGACAATATGGATTCTGGCTCTTCTCTCAGGTAGAATCAAGGGAGATTGCAACCTTTATGAGCCCTGCAGGCTCAGGAACATTCTATGCAGGCAGCCTTGGCAAAGGAGTATTCAAAACGACGAATAATGGCTTATCATGGAGCGTCCAGCGTAATAATCTTTATGCCCATACCATTATCAGTTCTGGCGCTGCAAGTTATCCTTCGGTGGATACAGTTTTTTATAGCATCGGTCTTGGTGGAACTGTTTATCGAATTAAAAATTATGGTGCTTCTTATGATACATTGAAGAACTTTCTCTTAATGGGCTCCGCAGTTGAATCCGCACCAACCAATCCCAATTTTATTATCGCCTCCTGTGCTGATGCCCAGATTGTCGGAACTACATTTTCCCTGGGGACGATATTTACCTCTTCGGATGGCGGTCAAAATTGGACAAAGGTTGATTCTACTTATCTGCCCACAGACTTTCTCATTACCAGTGACCCCAATGTCATCATTGGACTCTGTGATACATTTTTGATTCGTTCAACAAACGGCGGGGTCAATTTTACCCCGGTATTTGCACAACCTGCTTCTCTATCCAATCTTGCGGGGATTGATACAATCTTTGTAGAAACAAACAATTCGGTTTTTGTCAGTTATGACCGTGGTGCAACCTGGCAATTCTTGACGATTGACCCGGGACAGGAGACAGATGAAATATCTTATGATAACAATCAAAAAATCCTCTATCTCACGGATATTCCACTTTACCGATACCATCTATTAACCAATACTCTTGATAGCGTCCCGATTAATGGTTATGCCAACTTTTCTACCACTGTCGCACCCAATGGTAGTCTTTACTTTCTATATTATGGTACGGATACAACCTATATTGCCCGCTCGTTTAATACCGGCAACACGATTGAACAGGAGCCGTTTCCTATCCCCCATTTCTTTGGTGGTTTACTTGCCTGTAATGATGCATTATTCTATTACGAAGGTGGCAGGAGATTCTGGGTGAGTACCGACATTACACACGGAATTACTGAAAACAAAATAAGAGAAAACAATCTGTCTTTCTTTGTTCCTACACTCGCCAAGAAAAATTCGCTGGCGAGGCTTTCCTTCATGATAGACCAGTCGCGCACTTGTTTAATAAAATTATATGATGCAACCGGACGTCTGGTTAAAAATATCTATGAGGCAGATTTTGATCCCGGAATCCATAATCTTGAATTCAGCACTAAAGGACTAAACAGCGGTACTTATTTCTTAATTCTGAAATCCGATGGACAACAGAAAGTGCGGAAGATTATTATTTATTAA
- a CDS encoding FG-GAP-like repeat-containing protein, whose translation MKTFTKSHCWMVFLCITLPIFLLGNTNIPVPAKMDSDWLTTIQQKIKESEYEIRWQDKAGCYQSPNRAQNLRFSYYVDGFKAEPRVYEKDNFWSVIIKLISVGRDKKEGIYQGDILKVDKNKAEVIGNLLKIDFENMESGMRQNFVVSKKLKGKGNLNLNLTVELLGVEMNVIDDKITFIRAVPGGSCVMNYLDMKVSDANGKIIPAHFEKSENGFKIVIEDANAVYPITVDPLSQTPNWTSEGNQILSFYGIAVASAGDVNGDGYSDVIVGAMWFDNGQTDEGMAFVYHGSATGLPTSPNWTNEPNQAYAHYGYAVSCAGDINGDGYQDVLIGAPGYDAGFQDVGAAYLYYGSASGLSNTAYWIGQSNQANAHYGNSLSCAGDVNGDGYSDVIVGAPDYDNGQTDEGMAFVYYGSPYGLPTSPNWTGESNQASAYYGISVSTAGDVNGDGYSDVIIGAHYYDGGQTNEGRVYVYHGSASGLATSPNWTGQSNQANAHYGTSVACAGDVNGDGYSDVIIGIPEFDNNETDEGRAYVYHGSASGLSTLPTWSAEPNVSNASFGRSVATAGDINGDGYADVIVGAPLYTNGQGDEGAAFVYCGSASGLSNTAIWMDEGNQNGAYFGFSVSTAGDVNGDGYADVIVGAPFYTNGQDYEGAAFVYHGSASGLSTAPMWTNEANQNNAYFGFSVSTAGDVNGDGYADVIIGAHYYDNGETDEGRAFVYHGSAAGLSTTPNWTGESNQPSAYYGVSVSTAGDVNGDGYSDVIVGAHYYDNGETDEGRAYVYHGSATGLSTTPNWTGESNQNNARYGTSVATAGDVNGDGYSDIIVGAPLYDDGDTDEGAAFVYHGSVSGLSNTPSWIGEVNLTNAWFGYSVSTAGDINGDGYSDVIIGAPQSWLFQNREGLAFVYNGSVSGLSVNPSWLGASLQANAYFGTSVAYAGDVNGDGYSDVIVGAPNYDNGQTDEGRAYVFHGSASGLSSNPNWTGESNQASANYGISVSAAGDVNGDGYSDIIIGAPYYDNGQTDEGMAFVYHGSATGLSSTPKWTGESNQTSANYGISVSTAGDVNGDGYSDVIVGAYFYDNGEMNEGRAFVYYGNEVMGVNVKPEQMRPDFSRQIVPPLFTYSNNSFGSRLFGRSSYGRVIAKAQFEVKPFGAPFNGIDLVESNWINLGTTGQQISRVITGLSVNTCYKWRARIKYHPKYGSPIHSRWYYIQSNGLNETDFRTGIQVGTNEDNTDPTLYEINLMANNSPGKVRFKYSGLKHGNGTLVIYNILGSEVNRFQVSGTEYEWHGKDKNGNTCGSGVYFARIISLDSASNSVKFIFLQ comes from the coding sequence ATGAAAACTTTTACTAAGTCTCATTGTTGGATGGTCTTTTTATGCATTACCCTACCCATCTTTCTTTTGGGGAATACAAATATTCCCGTACCTGCAAAAATGGATAGCGACTGGTTGACAACCATCCAGCAGAAAATAAAAGAATCTGAATATGAAATAAGGTGGCAGGATAAAGCAGGTTGTTATCAATCTCCTAACCGTGCTCAAAATCTCCGTTTTTCATATTATGTTGACGGTTTCAAAGCAGAACCGAGGGTTTATGAAAAAGATAATTTCTGGTCTGTGATAATTAAATTGATTTCTGTTGGAAGAGACAAAAAAGAAGGTATATATCAAGGAGATATATTAAAAGTTGATAAGAACAAAGCCGAAGTAATAGGAAATCTGTTGAAAATTGATTTTGAAAATATGGAAAGTGGAATGAGGCAAAACTTTGTGGTATCCAAAAAGTTGAAAGGAAAAGGCAATCTGAATTTGAATCTCACTGTAGAATTATTGGGTGTTGAGATGAATGTCATTGATGATAAAATAACCTTTATCCGTGCGGTGCCGGGTGGTTCTTGTGTTATGAACTATCTGGATATGAAGGTATCGGATGCAAATGGTAAAATAATTCCCGCCCATTTTGAAAAATCCGAAAATGGATTCAAAATTGTCATAGAAGATGCTAATGCAGTTTATCCCATAACTGTCGACCCATTATCTCAAACTCCCAACTGGACAAGTGAAGGTAATCAAATATTGTCGTTTTATGGAATTGCAGTAGCCTCAGCCGGTGATGTCAATGGTGATGGATACTCGGATGTAATAGTCGGTGCCATGTGGTTTGATAATGGACAGACAGATGAGGGTATGGCTTTTGTTTATCACGGTTCAGCAACCGGATTACCAACTTCACCAAACTGGACTAATGAACCAAATCAGGCATATGCTCATTATGGATATGCAGTTTCCTGTGCTGGTGATATTAATGGCGATGGATATCAGGATGTTCTAATTGGGGCACCCGGTTATGACGCCGGATTCCAAGATGTGGGTGCCGCATACCTGTATTATGGTTCTGCTTCTGGCTTATCCAATACAGCATACTGGATTGGGCAATCAAATCAGGCAAATGCCCATTACGGTAATTCATTATCCTGTGCTGGAGATGTCAATGGTGATGGATATTCAGATGTGATTGTCGGTGCTCCAGATTATGATAATGGGCAAACAGATGAAGGCATGGCATTTGTCTATTATGGCTCGCCTTATGGTTTACCTACTTCACCAAACTGGACCGGCGAATCAAACCAGGCATCTGCATATTACGGTATCTCAGTATCTACTGCAGGTGATGTCAATGGCGATGGATATTCAGATGTAATAATTGGTGCTCACTATTATGACGGTGGACAGACTAATGAAGGTAGGGTTTATGTCTACCACGGTTCCGCATCTGGTTTAGCAACTTCGCCAAACTGGACCGGTCAATCAAATCAGGCAAATGCACATTATGGTACTTCGGTTGCCTGCGCTGGTGATGTCAATGGTGATGGATATTCAGATGTGATAATTGGGATACCTGAATTTGACAATAACGAAACCGATGAAGGACGGGCTTATGTCTATCATGGTTCCGCATCTGGATTGTCAACACTCCCGACCTGGTCTGCCGAACCGAATGTTTCAAATGCCTCATTTGGGCGATCAGTCGCTACTGCAGGCGATATAAATGGTGATGGATACGCGGATGTGATTGTTGGTGCCCCATTATATACCAACGGACAGGGTGACGAAGGTGCTGCATTTGTTTATTGTGGCTCCGCCTCAGGATTATCCAATACAGCAATCTGGATGGATGAGGGGAATCAAAATGGTGCATATTTTGGCTTTTCTGTCTCTACGGCGGGCGATGTTAATGGTGATGGATACGCAGATGTGATTGTTGGTGCCCCATTCTACACCAACGGACAGGATTACGAAGGTGCTGCATTTGTCTATCATGGTTCAGCATCCGGATTATCAACAGCACCAATGTGGACCAATGAAGCAAATCAGAACAATGCATATTTTGGCTTTTCTGTCTCTACTGCAGGTGATGTCAATGGCGATGGATATGCTGATGTAATCATAGGCGCGCATTATTATGATAATGGTGAAACTGACGAAGGACGGGCTTTCGTCTACCATGGCTCGGCAGCCGGATTATCCACAACCCCCAACTGGACCGGCGAATCAAACCAACCATCTGCATATTACGGTGTCTCAGTATCTACGGCAGGTGATGTCAATGGTGATGGATATTCAGATGTAATAGTAGGCGCGCATTATTATGATAATGGTGAAACTGACGAAGGAAGGGCGTATGTATATCATGGTTCGGCTACCGGATTATCTACAACCCCAAACTGGACCGGTGAATCAAACCAGAATAATGCACGGTACGGAACCTCGGTCGCCACTGCCGGCGATGTCAATGGCGATGGATATTCAGATATAATCGTCGGTGCCCCATTATATGACGATGGAGACACTGACGAAGGTGCAGCCTTTGTCTACCATGGCTCGGTATCTGGACTATCCAACACCCCCAGCTGGATTGGTGAAGTTAATCTTACAAATGCATGGTTTGGGTATTCGGTCTCTACGGCTGGTGATATCAATGGTGATGGCTACTCTGATGTAATAATCGGAGCACCTCAAAGTTGGCTATTTCAAAATCGTGAAGGATTGGCATTTGTATATAATGGTTCAGTATCAGGTCTTTCTGTGAATCCAAGTTGGTTAGGAGCTTCACTCCAGGCCAATGCATATTTCGGCACTTCTGTTGCCTATGCTGGCGATGTGAATGGTGATGGTTATTCGGATGTAATCGTTGGAGCTCCCAATTATGATAACGGACAGACGGATGAAGGCCGTGCTTATGTCTTCCATGGTTCGGCTTCGGGATTGTCCTCAAACCCAAACTGGACCGGCGAATCAAACCAAGCATCTGCAAATTACGGTATATCGGTCTCTGCTGCGGGTGATGTCAATGGCGATGGATATTCAGATATAATCATCGGTGCCCCATATTATGATAATGGACAGACAGATGAGGGTATGGCTTTTGTCTATCACGGATCGGCAACCGGACTATCCAGCACGCCCAAATGGACCGGCGAATCAAACCAAACATCTGCAAATTACGGTATCTCAGTCTCCACTGCCGGCGATGTCAATGGCGATGGATATTCAGATGTGATAGTAGGTGCATATTTTTATGATAATGGTGAAATGAATGAAGGAAGGGCTTTTGTCTATTATGGCAATGAAGTAATGGGTGTTAATGTAAAACCCGAGCAAATGAGACCAGATTTTTCCCGGCAGATTGTTCCACCATTATTCACTTATTCAAATAATTCATTCGGTTCAAGGTTATTCGGACGGTCGTCCTATGGACGGGTTATTGCCAAGGCGCAGTTTGAAGTAAAACCTTTTGGTGCGCCATTCAATGGCATAGATCTTGTGGAGTCAAACTGGATAAATCTTGGGACAACAGGGCAGCAAATAAGCCGTGTAATAACCGGGTTATCGGTCAATACCTGTTATAAATGGCGTGCAAGGATAAAATACCATCCAAAATATGGTTCACCGATACACTCAAGATGGTATTATATTCAATCAAATGGGCTTAATGAAACTGATTTCCGAACGGGCATACAGGTTGGTACTAATGAAGATAATACTGACCCAACACTCTATGAAATAAATTTAATGGCTAATAACTCACCCGGAAAAGTAAGATTCAAATACAGCGGATTAAAACATGGCAATGGAACTCTGGTGATCTACAACATTTTAGGTTCGGAAGTAAATAGATTCCAGGTTTCGGGCACAGAATACGAATGGCATGGCAAAGATAAAAATGGGAATACATGCGGTTCTGGTGTCTATTTTGCTCGGATAATATCCCTTGATTCTGCATCGAACAGCGTCAAATTCATATTTTTACAATAA
- a CDS encoding DNRLRE domain-containing protein, with the protein MQNKIKCQVVKDTWIYKAQPNKNYGDGGGWKDITDPYNPVTIPKLFLGFSGTDKEIVLLQFDITNLPKDKKPKRAVVKLYNDYSGSDAPTQVAAKQILSTWEEMAVTWKTAPKLSDNVVSVITIKGARSEREGGIWYEWDVTQILEKWLAGEPNYGIALDPVGEYGVEREFVCREYKEKSNFVPTLEVEY; encoded by the coding sequence ATGCAAAACAAAATAAAATGCCAGGTTGTAAAAGATACCTGGATATACAAGGCACAGCCTAATAAAAATTATGGGGATGGTGGTGGCTGGAAGGATATCACCGACCCATACAACCCAGTCACCATTCCCAAATTGTTTTTGGGTTTTTCCGGAACCGATAAGGAAATCGTTCTGCTCCAATTTGATATTACCAATTTACCTAAAGACAAGAAGCCAAAGCGCGCTGTGGTAAAATTATACAACGATTATTCAGGTTCTGATGCACCGACCCAGGTTGCAGCGAAACAGATTCTCTCTACATGGGAAGAAATGGCGGTTACATGGAAGACTGCTCCGAAATTATCCGATAATGTAGTATCAGTCATTACAATCAAGGGTGCCCGCTCTGAGCGTGAAGGTGGGATATGGTACGAATGGGATGTGACACAGATTTTGGAAAAATGGCTCGCGGGTGAGCCCAACTACGGCATTGCCCTTGACCCGGTTGGCGAATATGGTGTGGAACGCGAATTTGTCTGCAGAGAGTATAAAGAAAAGTCAAACTTTGTTCCGACTTTGGAAGTAGAATACTGA